The Glycine soja cultivar W05 chromosome 4, ASM419377v2, whole genome shotgun sequence genomic sequence atttctttaaaaacctAATCTACCTTTGAGTGTTcatgatcaaaataaattttttaaattaattgaaaactaGTATGTCagccattaatttttttctttctttctgaaaCTAGCGATTATGGAGGTtggatgtaaaataaaatttaaagaagcgACAGGTAAGAGATTATTGACAGTTGTGCATAATATTAAAAGGGTTGTTTCCTCATTAACTCTCACTCAGTGCCAGTCCATATGCCAGCCAGTTtggaaatatataatttttctttcccaAACCCCATTAAAACACTTCGGGCACCACCTTGCTTTCACACAGCTTGTCACTCAGAAGTGAGATCTCTCTCATTCACTCATCTCCCACTCCTCCCAATCCACTCTCATCCCTCTCCTCATGATAATTAATTGACTCATCTTCGTCATCAACAAcaatatttgttatttgttattccATCGAACacaattttcttctctgtgaGCTAATAACAATGCAAGACGCAATTGGGATTCCAGCATGCTTCTCTTCTGCATTGAAATCGAGTGATGATCACACAACCGTGACCCGTTCAGGCCAGAGCGTGCACATGTCCGTGTACAGAACAAAGATTGCTGACCAGTGCCGCTTGATCACCATCACATGGTGCAAAAACATGATACTCCATGGGCTTTCGGTGTCAGTGGAAGGCCCAGAAGGAAAGGCCCAATACTGCTGCAAGGTGGAGCTGAAGCCATGGTATTTTTGGAGAAAACAAGGTTCCAAGCGCTTCATCGTACACGGTAACAAACCCGTTGACGTTTTCTGGGACCTTAAAGGTGCAAAATTCAACGGCGAGACAGAACCAACCTCGGAGTACTACGTTGCCGTGGTGTGCGACCAAGAGGTCGTGCTTCTGATCGgtgatttaaaaaaagaagcttaTAGAAGAACTGGGTGCAGACCAGCACTCATTGACCCAATTCTGGTTTCGAAAAAAGAACACATTTTTGGGAAGAGAAAGTTCTCTACAAGAGCCAAGTTTCACGAGAAGGGTAGGTGCCATGAGATCTCAATTGAGTGCAAGAGCAACAATATTGGAGGAGATGGAGATAAGATTCAGCCAGAGATGGAGATAAGACTCGATGGGCACGTGGTGATCCACGTGAAGCGCTTGCAATGGAAGTTTAGAGGGAACGAGTCGATTCATCTCAACAAGATGAGAGTGGAGGTGTATTGGGACGTTCACGATTGGCTCTTCAGCCCTGGTTTGAAACatgctttgtttatttttaagccCGTTTTATCATCATCCAATATTTCTATGTCATcatcacattcaatttcatcatcttcatcaccattatcgttatcattatcatcatcatcgaCACCGTTATCCACTCAAACGGGTCGTTCTGGGTCGCTGGAGGGGTGTAGTGTCAGCGAGGCTTCAGAGTTTTGCTTGTTTCTATATGCTTGGAAGGTTGAATAGTgaaaattgagatttttttttttactcaaatgtgAGTCTTTTTCACATTCATCAGGTTTGTATTCCAATCATGTCACGGTGTCAGGGTAACGGTATTCTTATTATTGTATCATCAACGGGGAAAATAACGTTGGAAAATGACTTGGGGGCTCTTCAAGTTATGGAAAAGAATGCAAaatggtgatgatgatgttgttgttgagaTTGGTTTTGGggcatgaaagaaagaaagagaagaagagagattTGGATTGAGAAGGGTGGTGGAGCCCAGGGAGTTAGTTACAGCTGGAGTTGAACAATTGCGCGCATAAATGGACAAAACGGATTGAATCGTACACACATGCCCAATAATTCTCCATGCGTCCACGTCAATCTACATCTGTCATCTACTGCTTTGgaaattctttatctctttctctctctctcgatctGATCTTGAGAATCCAACTATGATATGTAAtatatgtttctttcttttaaaatttatcaaccAAAGGTGTATGTTATTTAAAGcatatataacataaatatatagaCATTAGATTATTGAACCGAATGTCTGAATTTGCACATGAAAGGCTCTTGCATGTGACTCAATTCCCGTGAAGAACGGGTGTTTGGTGGTGGTgatatagaaatttaaaaacgCAAGAAGGCAAAATCCCATAGGGTACGATAGTAACTAGTAAAAGGTTGATAAGCAAGGAAAAGGTctgtttcaattaaaattagattttaatttaatagttgACATTGATTTCAAATGTTGTGTTTTACCCTTTTTTTGGGTAGAAAATGTTaagttttattgtattaatcgttgaaataaaactttaaatttaaataaaaacattcaagAAATTGCAATTGTAAAAAGTTTACATATTTTTGTGCATATAAAATTATGACACGTCTTTTGATATTTTACTATCCTTTTGAGAAATATTAtgcaaatatttttcataagtgttttataatttttttcgcattttttCAAGAAATTGCACATAAATTTTATCTAACTAAAAAGATTGTAAaaagtttacatatttttatgcatCGATAAAATTATGACACGCCTTTTGATGTTTTACTATCCTTTTGAGAAATATTATGCAAATATTTTTCGTaagtgttttataatttttttcacattttttccaAATATTTCGTCACCTTTACCTTTAAAGCAATtcaattggtttttatttttagctgaactttgaaaagtttttttttagacAATTTCAGCATCTAttccatttttatattttattactaaaaagCTAGAtacaattacttttttatttaacaattgtTATAGgaactacaaaaatttgaagtaCGCCAAAGCTCCTTTTCGCAACTAATTAATGCTCATCGTGCTCTTTTTCTGATGCTCGGATATTGCTCTCCAATCATTTTAACTTGATTTTAGAACTTATTTAGTTCCATTTGATTCGCTTAATTTTAGAAGacaaacataacaaattaatttgttcTCTGTTTGATCGTAAAATCATTACGACATAAGATAGAATAGATTCATAGGACAGGACAAAAGGTCcaaattttcaaatgaaaaaattcTCCCTTTTAATTTTTGCACGTCTCCcgctttttattgttttcacacTCCAACCTTTCCTTAATGTTGGATGTCCTTTTCTCCTATTTATGTGACGGTGGTTCTTCAATCCATAAACGTGGTTTCCTCTCCAGAATCGTGGGTTGATCTTTTGTTCTTCAAGAACTACGTCTTTTGTCGAGGGTTCAATTAGTGGAAAAGTTGGAAAGACGCGTTCTCAGAGTATTCTAGAGGTATGTAAAATTTTCAGTTGTTGAATACTGGAAAACCATCTTTAACTCTCTGggttttattttgtgtttgttagggttccatcatatatatatatcaattgctATGCAACTTTACTATCTGCTATACGATATATCAGATTCATTTTATGTCGTTTTTTCCATGATCCACAATTGATAACACTGTTGTGTtctattctttcttcttccccccGTTCATATTTTGGTAaattttttcaactaatttgtgtgcttcttttttctattaattttaccATCATCCTTCATTTTATGACTTGATTACTTTGACCTTATTGTTCCTAGACTGATGGTGATTGTGTGTGTAAATTGTGACATAGTATTTATCatgaatttctttaatttgctaGCGGTTTTGGTCTCTCATGGTGATGGTAGTGTTATGAGTCAGACATGTATTTTGAAGGGCAGAGTGTTATTAATATTGGAATTGAACGTTGTGTTTGTGTTGAGTCAACTAGCTATATAGATATAACACAAGATAAGGGGGACAATATCCATACACAAAAACTGTAGTTCTTGaagaaaatctatttttttttatatttattattgaaaccttcaattcttgaagaaaatctattttttttattgactttcTCTAACAAAGACTCTAACAAagagtataattttattttatttttttaaattttcgcAGTGTCTTTTTCCTATGTCCCGATACGTGGGACCTTATATATTATCGATCCAAGATACAAATAATAAGGCTTATCCATTCCCAAGTCTAAATCAATTACAACATTGATTAGCTATTGTtatgataagaagaaaaaaatatcacgAGATGTATGCTTTTTAAACATGGGATTGGTTTTCCTTGCCTGGTTTAGGAGCTTGTTCTAAATGCTTTATGTTcttatacaattaaaaatattactttgtaCTTCATTGAAGAGTTTCTGAATCTGGTTATTGGTAAATTGACATAAAAGTCAACTCGTTAATATGCTTTGTACTTTGCTAGCTGCGATATATATTGAACACATTTTACTTaaccttatttttaaattgttttttttatatagttgtaATGGATGATATACCCATATTTTATTACCTTATTGTACGGAGGATGTATGTGCACATCTTAGCTATGTATGtcactagatttttttttcttaaatttcatCTGAAGGGACAATTATGAAAGAAGAGCGTTGAATGAAAGAGCTTTATCTAGGT encodes the following:
- the LOC114409879 gene encoding uncharacterized protein LOC114409879, whose translation is MQDAIGIPACFSSALKSSDDHTTVTRSGQSVHMSVYRTKIADQCRLITITWCKNMILHGLSVSVEGPEGKAQYCCKVELKPWYFWRKQGSKRFIVHGNKPVDVFWDLKGAKFNGETEPTSEYYVAVVCDQEVVLLIGDLKKEAYRRTGCRPALIDPILVSKKEHIFGKRKFSTRAKFHEKGRCHEISIECKSNNIGGDGDKIQPEMEIRLDGHVVIHVKRLQWKFRGNESIHLNKMRVEVYWDVHDWLFSPGLKHALFIFKPVLSSSNISMSSSHSISSSSSPLSLSLSSSSTPLSTQTGRSGSLEGCSVSEASEFCLFLYAWKVE